A genomic segment from Cricetulus griseus strain 17A/GY chromosome 8, alternate assembly CriGri-PICRH-1.0, whole genome shotgun sequence encodes:
- the LOC100770146 gene encoding taste receptor type 2 member 124-like, translating into MGPVLHRISITLVMAQCILGNLSNGLIVLKNCIDWVNKRELSPIDQILILLATSRITHIWEIIFIWVKTLSISFMTREELKIIMFCCILSSHFSLWLATALSIFYLLRIANFSWKIFLYLKWRLKKLIVGVLLGSLPFLLANLVKTSITFEERIHQYGGNTTVSFMETELRLFSELTLYNMTLFSVTPFSLALISFLLLIFSLWKHLQKMQLNSRGHRDPSTKAHTNAMKIMVSFLLLYATYFLSLLIAWVAEKYHSELVYIMCLITGLMYPSTHSLVLILGNSKLKQTSLLLLKHLGCSLKGQNIPTT; encoded by the coding sequence ATGGGACCTGTCCTGCACAGAATCTCCATCACTCTAGTAATGGCACAGTGCATTTTAGGGAATTTGAGCAATGGATTGATAGTGCTGAAAAACTGCATTGACTGGGTCAACAAAAGAGAGCTTTCCCCAATTGACCAAATCCTCATTCTCTTGGCAACTTCCAGAATTACTCACATCTGGGAAATAATCTTTATTTGGGTGAAAACTCTATCAATTTCATTTATGACcagagaagaattaaaaataattatgttctGTTGTATCCTATCTAGCCACTTCAGTCTCTGGCTCGCCACAGCCCTCAGCATCTTTTATTTACTCAGAATAGCTAACTTCTCCTGGAAGATCTTTCTCTACTTGAAATGGAGACTTAAAAAACTGATTGTGGGGGTGCTGCTGGGAAGCTTGCCCTTCTTGCTTGCAAATCTGGTGAAAACAAGCATCACTTTTGAAGAGAGGATCCATCAATATGGAGGAAACACAACTGTGAGTTTCATGGAGACAGAGTTAAggctgttttcagagctgaccttATACAACATGACTTTGTTCTCTGTGACACCATTTTCATTGGCCTTGATCTCATTTCTCCTGCTAATCTTCTCTTTGTGGAAACATCTGCAGAAGATGCAGCTCAATTCCAGAGGACATAGAGACCCCAGTACCAAGGCACACACAAATGCCATGAAAATTAtggtctccttcctccttctctatgCCACTTACTTTCTGTCCCTCCTGATAGCATGGGTTGCTGAGAAATATCATAGTGAACTGGTATACATTATGTGTTTGATAACTGGACTCATGTATCCTTCGACTCACTCATTAGTTCTGATTCTAGGAAACTCTAAATTAAAGCAGACTTCTCTTTTGCTACTGAAGCATCTGGGATGCAGCCTGAAAGGACAGAATATCCCAACTACATGA